A genomic region of Zea mays cultivar B73 chromosome 6, Zm-B73-REFERENCE-NAM-5.0, whole genome shotgun sequence contains the following coding sequences:
- the LOC103630929 gene encoding probable thiamine biosynthetic bifunctional enzyme, chloroplastic, producing the protein MNKKWGRSIKDAVKAAIEGGATIVQLREKDAETREFLEAAKACVEICKSSGVPLLINDRIDVALACNADGVHVGQSDMPAWEARELLGPGKIIGVSCKTLAQAEQAWKDGANYIGCGGVFPTRTKAANPTLGIEGLRTVCLASKLPVVAIGGINAGNAVSVMELGLPNLKGVAVVSALFDRECVATETRNLRSILENAHSRS; encoded by the exons ATGAACAAGAAGTGGGGTCGTTCGATAAAAGACGCCGTGAAAGCTGCCATTGAAGGTGGCGCTACCATTGTCCAATTGAG AGAAAAAGACGCAGAGACACGGGAGTTCTTGGAAGCTGCCAAGGCTTGTGTGGAAATCTGCAAGTCTAGTGGAGTGCCGCTACTGATCAATGACCGCATAGATGTTGCTCTGGCATGCAACGCAGACGGCGTCCATGTTGGTCAATCAGACATGCCAGCATGGGAAGCACGGGAGCTCCTAGGGCCTGGAAAAATCATTGGCGTCTCATGTAAAACCCTGGCCCAAGCCGAGCAGGCGTGGAAGGATGGTGCAAACTACATCGGCTGTGGCGGTGTCTTCCCAACCAGAACGAAGGCAGCCAATCCCACCCTAGGGATTGAGGGACTGAGGACCGTCTGCTTGGCTTCGAAGCTACCAGTGGTGGCCATCGGCGGCATCAATGCCGGAAATGCAGTTTCGGTAATGGAGCTTGGGCTCCCAAATCTGAAAGGTGTGGCTGTGGTCTCTGCTTTGTTTGACCGGGAATGTGTCGCGACGGAGACAAGAAACCTCAGATCCATCCTGGAGAATGCTCACTCCAGATCTTAG